A region of Neochlamydia sp. AcF84 DNA encodes the following proteins:
- a CDS encoding leucine-rich repeat domain-containing protein: protein MHPISSASIESLPNELLLPILEACAVPSLFSVCKRWHHLLASEVMPSLYKQIGKVHVSQRDINKQAFILDRIYKLESRLSETAKVNAIFRQIFTLASSLSPLEFKEKTEEKRGLTLANYASYLLNINRLLLWKKLPGGEEYLSREGIKHLPLEKKGKLLRNWIEENCKNITILDLSGVGLTYLPPEICQLSKLQGLYLNQNQLSSLPVGIGQLSQLQGLDLNHNQLSSLPAEIGQLFQLQWLYLNQNQFSSLPAEIGQLSQLLVLDLSQNQLTSLPAEIGQLSQLLVLELSQNQLTSLPAEIGQLPQLLVLELSQNQLTSLPAEIGQLPQLQGLNLSQNQLTSLPAEIGQLPQRALILNQNQLSSLPIEIGQMSQLRALYLSQNQLTSLPAEIRQLSQLQRLELNQNQLTSLPAEIGQLSQLQWLYLNQNQLTSLPVEIGQLSQLQWLYLNQNQLTSLPVEIGQLSQLQELILNQNQLTSLPAEIGQLSQLAKLELTANPLKDIAEEIRQRFQL from the coding sequence ATGCATCCTATCTCTTCGGCCTCTATTGAAAGCTTGCCCAATGAATTGCTGCTCCCTATCTTAGAGGCTTGCGCAGTTCCTTCCTTATTTAGCGTCTGTAAAAGATGGCATCATCTGCTGGCTTCTGAAGTGATGCCTTCTCTTTATAAACAAATAGGTAAAGTACATGTTTCCCAAAGAGATATTAACAAGCAGGCTTTTATCTTAGATAGGATTTATAAGCTAGAAAGTAGACTTTCTGAAACAGCTAAGGTAAATGCAATTTTCAGGCAAATCTTTACTTTAGCTAGTTCTCTTTCTCCTCTAGAATTTAAAGAGAAAACAGAAGAAAAAAGAGGCTTAACTCTGGCTAATTACGCTTCTTATCTCTTGAATATTAATCGCCTTTTACTTTGGAAAAAACTTCCTGGTGGGGAAGAATATTTGAGCCGAGAAGGAATTAAGCACTTGCCTCTAGAGAAAAAAGGGAAGCTTCTTAGAAATTGGATTGAAGAAAATTGTAAAAACATCACGATTTTAGATTTATCTGGAGTAGGCTTGACTTATTTACCCCCCGAAATATGCCAGCTATCTAAGCTGCAAGGGCTTTACTTAAATCAGAACCAGCTCTCCAGCCTGCCTGTAGGAATTGGGCAGCTATCTCAGCTGCAAGGGCTTGACTTAAATCACAACCAGCTCTCTAGCCTTCCTGCAGAAATCGGACAACTGTTTCAGCTACAATGGCTTTACTTAAATCAAAACCAGTTCTCTAGCCTGCCTGCAGAAATCGGGCAGCTGTCTCAGCTGCTAGTGCTTGATTTAAGCCAAAACCAGCTCACCAGCCTTCCTGCAGAAATCGGACAGCTGTCTCAGCTGCTAGTGCTTGAGTTAAGCCAAAACCAGCTCACCAGCCTTCCTGCAGAAATCGGACAGCTGCCTCAGCTGCTAGTGCTTGAGTTAAGCCAAAACCAGCTCACCAGCCTTCCTGCAGAAATCGGACAGCTGCCTCAGCTGCAAGGGCTTAATTTAAGCCAAAACCAGCTCACCAGCCTTCCTGCAGAAATCGGACAGCTGCCTCAGCGTGCGCTTATCTTAAATCAAAACCAGCTCTCCAGCCTGCCTATAGAAATCGGACAGATGTCCCAGCTGCGAGCGCTTTACTTAAGCCAAAACCAGCTCACCAGCCTTCCTGCAGAAATCAGGCAATTGTCTCAACTGCAAAGGCTTGAATTAAATCAAAACCAGCTCACCAGCCTTCCTGCAGAAATCGGGCAATTGTCTCAGCTACAATGGCTTTACTTAAATCAAAACCAACTCACCAGTCTGCCTGTAGAAATCGGGCAATTGTCTCAGCTACAATGGCTTTACTTAAATCAAAACCAACTCACCAGTCTGCCTGTAGAAATCGGGCAATTGTCTCAGCTGCAAGAGCTTATCTTAAATCAAAACCAACTTACCAGCCTACCTGCAGAAATCGGGCAATTGTCTCAGCTTGCCAAGCTTGAATTAACGGCAAATCCTTTGAAAGATATTGCAGAAGAAATAAGGCAGCGTTTTCAATTGTAG
- a CDS encoding sodium-dependent transporter, translating into MSQPQTTTWKSQSGYVWSLIGSAVGFANILSFSAQVYKNGGGAFLVPYILAVFMLGVPMLMLEGLIGYTWKLPIVSAYHKVLGKKGKVLGWLSVVACLTIGAFYIVLTAYSAAYTYFAASKQIPSDSKSFFFQEFLKTTESIHQLGPLSFPVLIATVSMCLLTYLVMIRNVRDGIEKICTLFMPLLAFIMTAFAITTMFLPGGLDALRHYLSPDFSRLNDPTLWRDVFGQLFFSLSLGLGIIVGYSRHTDQKTNIAQAMFWVTLGDFAVSFISGLAIFGCLAHISHIQKVPFEQILSSDSTFEIGFILFPKILQSFGEHWAQIVGTIFFFCIFIAGITGVFSIAESIVGNVEKEFTLSRKKAVTVTMSALLSMAVLFCFGNASHIIDALAPMVLGINMLIGGIALIITFQYACPALREDAIWYNSSQASFFSVSLRYVGPLLLTIILLSNLWHEFHTLDLSSCIRWLWFTIALIGSVLMAYQRKYQPTHA; encoded by the coding sequence ATGTCGCAACCGCAAACAACCACCTGGAAAAGTCAGTCGGGATACGTATGGTCCTTAATAGGGTCTGCGGTAGGCTTTGCCAATATTTTAAGCTTTAGTGCCCAAGTTTACAAAAATGGAGGAGGCGCATTTTTAGTCCCCTATATCCTTGCCGTTTTCATGTTAGGCGTTCCCATGCTCATGCTGGAAGGCCTTATTGGTTATACTTGGAAGCTGCCTATTGTCTCTGCTTATCATAAAGTGTTAGGAAAAAAAGGAAAAGTGCTCGGCTGGCTCTCTGTGGTTGCTTGCTTAACAATAGGCGCCTTTTATATTGTCTTAACAGCTTATTCTGCAGCCTATACCTATTTTGCGGCCTCTAAACAGATCCCTTCTGACTCTAAGTCATTTTTTTTTCAAGAATTCTTAAAGACGACTGAAAGTATTCATCAATTAGGTCCTTTATCTTTTCCAGTCTTGATTGCTACAGTATCCATGTGCCTATTAACTTATCTTGTTATGATAAGAAATGTTAGGGATGGCATTGAAAAAATATGTACCTTATTCATGCCTTTACTAGCTTTTATCATGACAGCATTTGCTATTACTACGATGTTTCTTCCAGGAGGATTAGATGCTTTAAGACATTATCTGTCCCCTGATTTTTCTCGGCTAAATGACCCTACGCTTTGGCGTGATGTGTTTGGCCAGCTGTTTTTTAGCCTTTCTTTGGGTCTAGGAATTATTGTAGGCTACTCCCGTCACACTGATCAAAAAACCAATATAGCTCAGGCAATGTTTTGGGTAACGTTAGGAGACTTTGCCGTCTCATTCATTTCTGGCTTAGCAATCTTTGGATGCCTAGCTCACATCAGCCATATACAAAAGGTTCCGTTTGAGCAAATTCTTTCCTCAGACTCTACTTTTGAAATTGGTTTTATCTTATTTCCCAAAATCTTGCAATCTTTTGGTGAGCATTGGGCTCAGATAGTGGGTACAATCTTTTTCTTCTGCATTTTCATAGCTGGCATTACGGGAGTATTTTCTATAGCAGAGAGTATTGTAGGGAATGTAGAAAAAGAATTTACGCTATCACGTAAGAAAGCTGTCACTGTTACTATGTCGGCACTCCTTAGCATGGCGGTCCTCTTTTGTTTTGGTAATGCCTCGCATATTATCGATGCCCTTGCCCCCATGGTTTTAGGCATCAATATGCTGATTGGAGGGATAGCCCTCATTATTACTTTCCAATATGCTTGCCCTGCTTTGCGAGAAGATGCTATTTGGTATAATAGCTCTCAAGCTAGCTTCTTTTCTGTATCACTACGCTATGTAGGCCCGCTGCTGCTCACTATCATTTTACTTAGCAATCTATGGCATGAATTCCATACGCTTGACTTATCATCTTGCATTCGCTGGCTCTGGTTCACGATTGCCTTGATAGGCTCTGTGCTTATGGCTTATCAAAGGAAATACCAGCCTACACATGCATAA
- a CDS encoding CsbD family protein, with amino-acid sequence MNKEFFEGSWHELKGKIKEKWGKLTDDDLLRIDGSWERMLGSLEKNYGYKKDQAEKELSKWKNESTHLGR; translated from the coding sequence ATGAATAAAGAATTTTTCGAGGGTAGTTGGCATGAGCTCAAAGGGAAAATTAAGGAAAAATGGGGCAAATTGACTGATGATGATCTTTTAAGAATTGATGGAAGCTGGGAGCGAATGTTAGGTAGCTTGGAAAAAAACTATGGTTATAAAAAAGACCAAGCAGAAAAAGAATTAAGTAAATGGAAAAATGAAAGCACACACTTAGGGAGGTAA
- a CDS encoding ferritin-like domain-containing protein, with amino-acid sequence MKFTSMEDLLVYELQDLLSGEMQMLEALPLMQKAASHPELKAAFEKHLQETKQQVKRLEIALSYLDAEASHTNFCKAMKGMIAEGEEIIKIHAPDDLKDAGLIGAAQKIEHYEIAGYGTAKAHAAWLSLDEVVNLLDETLQEEASTDKKLTKLAEGSMFTSGINKQASK; translated from the coding sequence ATGAAGTTCACTAGTATGGAAGATCTACTTGTCTATGAGTTACAAGACCTCTTAAGTGGGGAAATGCAAATGTTGGAAGCCTTACCCCTCATGCAAAAGGCCGCTTCTCATCCTGAGCTAAAAGCAGCATTTGAAAAGCATTTACAGGAAACTAAACAGCAGGTTAAGCGGTTAGAAATTGCTTTATCCTACTTAGACGCAGAAGCTAGTCATACTAACTTTTGCAAGGCGATGAAAGGTATGATTGCGGAGGGCGAAGAGATTATAAAAATTCACGCTCCCGATGATCTAAAAGATGCTGGCCTGATCGGTGCCGCCCAAAAAATCGAGCACTATGAAATTGCTGGTTACGGAACGGCAAAAGCCCATGCGGCATGGTTGAGTTTAGACGAGGTAGTAAACCTTTTGGATGAGACCTTGCAAGAAGAGGCCAGTACCGACAAAAAACTGACCAAGCTTGCTGAGGGTTCCATGTTTACTTCAGGGATAAATAAGCAGGCCTCCAAATAA